In one Candidatus Nomurabacteria bacterium genomic region, the following are encoded:
- a CDS encoding anaerobic ribonucleoside-triphosphate reductase activating protein gives MLISGFQPLSLLDYPGIISSIIFTQGCPFRCVYCHNPELIPTQPKDISKTFNEQDILEHLNRRKHIVEGVCITGGEPTVQADLVEFIKKLKSLGLLVKLDTNGLSPRMIEQLINERLVDFFAMDLKHTWARYGEVIGINQKKVIDNCQETFHLIQNSSIPHEFRTTVYSGLHTQADLEEIAAQLKDGEYYALQEIRYNTTLDPSLPRLERIDLDAVARNIRAKQPQLHLEVRT, from the coding sequence ATGTTGATTTCAGGTTTTCAACCCCTCAGTCTCCTTGATTATCCTGGTATCATCAGCTCAATCATCTTTACGCAAGGATGCCCATTTCGTTGCGTCTATTGTCACAATCCCGAGCTAATTCCTACCCAACCAAAAGACATTAGCAAAACATTTAATGAGCAAGATATACTCGAGCACCTCAATCGACGCAAGCACATTGTGGAGGGTGTCTGTATTACTGGCGGAGAACCAACCGTACAAGCCGATCTTGTTGAGTTCATCAAGAAGCTCAAATCATTAGGATTGCTAGTAAAGCTCGATACTAATGGACTTAGTCCTCGTATGATTGAGCAGTTGATCAACGAACGATTAGTCGATTTTTTCGCGATGGATCTCAAGCATACATGGGCGCGCTATGGTGAAGTGATCGGCATCAATCAAAAAAAGGTTATCGATAACTGCCAAGAGACCTTTCACCTTATTCAGAATTCCTCTATACCTCATGAATTTCGTACAACCGTCTATTCTGGATTGCATACTCAAGCAGACTTAGAAGAAATTGCTGCTCAGCTAAAAGACGGTGAGTACTATGCTTTACAAGAGATACGTTATAACACAACACTAGACCCAAGCCTTCCTAGATTGGAACGCATAGACCTTGATGCCGTAGC
- a CDS encoding ribonucleoside triphosphate reductase: MTTRNTDIKSAGAMIDVEKTITEYLNQSDWRVNENANQGYSLGGMILNTSGKITANYWLNTIYPEAVRNAHTEGDLHLHDLGMFSGYCAGWSLRQLLTEGFNGVAGKVESSPPKHFETALGQMVNFLGTLQNEWAGAQAFSSFDTMLAPYVRNDELTYAQIYQNIQQFIFNLNVPSRWGMQTPFTNITLDWVVPEDLRETHPVIDGKEQAFTYADCQEQMDLINKAFIEVMTKGDQNGRVFTFPIPTYNITKDFIWDSENAKLLFEMTSKYGIPYFQNFVNSSLKPSDVRSMCCRLQLDLRVLRARGGGLFGSAEMTGSVGVATINLPRIAYLTTTKQSFFEKLGELMDIAKDSLEIKRKVVQNSIDRGLLPYTKRYLPSLRNHFSTIGLNGMNEACLNLLGENLGSEAGKQFAHEVLDFMRDRLVTYQDETGILYNLEATPAEGVTYRFAKEDLARYPDIIQAGTPDAPYYTNSSHLPVGYTDDPLSALEHQDDLQTKYTGGTVLHLFLGERVADWKTCANLVKKVAESYHLPYFTITPTFSICPKHGYLTGEVQTCPSCSSTCEVWSRVVGYFRPVDQWNKGKKSEYKERSEYIIEKQNTPQPQPDLACKRVC; this comes from the coding sequence ATGACCACACGTAACACAGACATCAAATCAGCCGGAGCAATGATCGACGTCGAAAAAACGATTACCGAATATCTCAATCAATCAGATTGGCGGGTTAACGAAAATGCAAACCAAGGCTATTCGCTTGGTGGCATGATCTTAAATACATCTGGAAAAATCACAGCTAATTATTGGCTCAATACTATTTATCCAGAAGCCGTACGTAATGCTCATACCGAAGGCGATCTACATCTTCATGATCTTGGGATGTTTTCTGGCTATTGTGCTGGCTGGAGTTTGCGTCAACTCCTCACCGAAGGCTTTAACGGAGTCGCCGGAAAAGTCGAATCCTCGCCTCCAAAGCACTTTGAAACAGCGTTAGGGCAAATGGTAAATTTTCTTGGAACGCTCCAAAACGAATGGGCAGGCGCACAAGCTTTTTCTTCGTTTGATACGATGCTTGCACCCTATGTAAGAAATGACGAGCTCACCTATGCGCAAATCTATCAAAATATTCAGCAGTTCATCTTTAATTTAAACGTACCTTCGCGTTGGGGGATGCAAACACCTTTTACCAATATCACTCTTGATTGGGTCGTACCCGAAGATCTTAGAGAAACACATCCAGTTATCGACGGTAAAGAACAGGCCTTTACCTATGCTGACTGCCAAGAACAAATGGATCTCATCAATAAAGCCTTTATCGAGGTTATGACAAAGGGAGATCAAAACGGACGTGTCTTTACCTTTCCGATTCCAACGTACAACATTACCAAAGATTTTATTTGGGATAGTGAAAACGCAAAATTATTGTTTGAGATGACGTCAAAGTATGGCATTCCGTACTTTCAAAATTTTGTGAACTCATCTCTTAAGCCAAGTGATGTGCGAAGTATGTGTTGCCGGTTGCAACTCGATTTACGCGTCTTACGCGCACGCGGCGGTGGTCTCTTTGGCTCAGCAGAAATGACCGGAAGCGTTGGCGTTGCAACCATAAACCTACCGCGTATCGCCTACCTCACAACAACAAAACAATCCTTTTTTGAAAAACTTGGCGAGCTTATGGATATTGCGAAAGACTCCCTAGAAATCAAACGAAAGGTCGTACAAAACAGCATTGATCGCGGTCTACTTCCTTATACCAAACGCTACCTACCCTCTTTGCGTAATCATTTTTCAACCATTGGACTTAATGGCATGAATGAAGCCTGTCTCAATCTATTGGGTGAAAATTTAGGCTCTGAAGCAGGCAAGCAATTCGCTCATGAGGTTCTTGATTTTATGCGAGACCGTCTCGTAACCTACCAAGATGAAACAGGTATCCTCTATAACCTTGAAGCCACCCCCGCGGAAGGCGTCACCTACCGATTTGCAAAAGAAGACTTAGCTCGCTATCCAGATATCATTCAAGCCGGCACACCGGATGCGCCGTATTATACCAATTCTTCACATCTCCCCGTTGGCTACACAGACGACCCACTCTCTGCACTCGAGCACCAAGATGACTTACAAACAAAATACACCGGCGGCACAGTTCTCCACCTCTTTTTAGGTGAGCGCGTCGCAGACTGGAAAACGTGTGCAAACCTTGTAAAAAAGGTAGCTGAGTCGTACCACCTCCCCTACTTTACGATCACGCCCACCTTTAGTATCTGTCCAAAACATGGCTATTTAACCGGCGAAGTACAAACCTGCCCAAGCTGCTCATCTACCTGTGAAGTTTGGTCGCGTGTTGTGGGATACTTTCGCCCCGTTGATCAATGGAACAAAGGAAAGAAAAGTGAATACAAAGAACGGTCTGAGTACATTATCGAGAAGCAAAACACACCACAGCCTCAACCGGACCTCGCGTGTAAAAGAGTATGTTGA
- a CDS encoding pirin family protein, translating into MINIITPELWGKMNIDWLQAKHLYSFGQYYNPSRMGFGPLRVVNHDIIAAGKGFDPHPHSNMEIITIILEGELHHADTFGGHGVIRVGDVQRMSAGTGITHSEINASDKSTRLFQIWVEPDSYHLTPSYEQRSFDQLAPATVLISPDQRDNSLIIHQNLTIRHIRLEKDEQWTSQKDFSTCLLIGNGAVNLRDTPLPRGTAFEIDKDEASITVTATERHRSLRDQLAIIDWTYRERLVMIQKYSILCHYLN; encoded by the coding sequence ATGATCAACATCATCACCCCTGAACTTTGGGGAAAAATGAATATCGATTGGCTACAGGCAAAACATCTCTATAGCTTTGGACAATACTATAACCCAAGTCGTATGGGTTTTGGACCATTACGCGTGGTAAATCACGATATTATTGCCGCCGGCAAAGGCTTTGATCCCCATCCGCATAGCAATATGGAGATTATTACCATTATTCTCGAAGGCGAGCTCCACCACGCGGATACCTTTGGTGGTCACGGCGTTATACGCGTCGGTGATGTTCAACGAATGAGCGCAGGTACCGGTATCACGCACTCAGAAATAAATGCCAGCGATAAATCAACTCGACTTTTTCAGATTTGGGTTGAACCAGATAGCTATCATCTCACTCCATCTTATGAACAACGAAGCTTTGATCAATTAGCACCCGCTACAGTACTGATCTCACCCGATCAACGTGATAATTCATTGATCATTCATCAAAATCTCACTATCCGACATATTCGTTTAGAAAAAGATGAACAATGGACAAGCCAGAAAGATTTCTCAACATGTTTGTTAATAGGTAATGGCGCTGTAAACCTACGAGACACTCCCCTGCCAAGAGGTACAGCGTTTGAGATTGATAAAGATGAGGCTTCGATTACCGTAACTGCTACCGAGCGCCACCGATCTCTACGAGATCAGCTGGCCATAATAGACTGGACGTATAGAGAAAGGCTCGTTATGATCCAAAAATACTCCATTCTATGTCATTACCTGAACTAA
- a CDS encoding tRNA uridine(34) 5-carboxymethylaminomethyl modification radical SAM/GNAT enzyme Elp3, translating into MNTSRPVKLSQKAQNELFEQVIIETLAHDSPTRALLATTARKLLKGTGVQFPTLYHYWTMYHKLVKEERIQASESFEKSLRVKDIRTDSGVAPITVLTKPYPCPGKCVYCPTETRMPKSYISSEPAAARALSLKFDPYQQVWQRVTTLEHNGHEAKKIELIIKGGTWSSYRWDYRKWFIKRCFDAANHLGQVKKTRYGSLAASQKANETAEYRIIGLTIETRPDWVTAKDLIRLRELGCTRVELGVQTLQNDVLDITNRGHHIDATIRANALLRMMGFKTDFHVLPGQPGSTPAKDIEDMRTLFNDQRYCPDMIKLYPCVVLPLAELHEWAKDGRFTPLEGDELKETLITMQTLIPRYCRVSRLIRDFPENDISYGNKVTNLRTVIEDEMKARGLSCECLRCREVGHVAGIDPSNVTTQVFEQRFDSAAGTEIFLTVEDTERRAVFAFLRLRLPPTLKTLLSHPDYSEDKRLAKEAHELVSAFPIIEHTAFVRELHTYGTALNLTQDNKDASQHRGYGRLLMQKAEEISKDEGYEHISVISGIGVREYYKMLGYEERESYMVKTLKK; encoded by the coding sequence ATGAATACATCTCGTCCAGTAAAACTGAGTCAAAAAGCGCAAAACGAGCTTTTTGAGCAGGTGATTATCGAAACTCTGGCGCACGATTCCCCGACCCGTGCTCTTTTAGCGACCACCGCGCGCAAACTCCTCAAAGGTACTGGCGTACAATTTCCTACCCTCTACCATTACTGGACAATGTATCACAAGCTCGTAAAAGAAGAGCGTATTCAAGCTTCTGAATCCTTCGAAAAAAGTTTGCGTGTAAAAGATATTCGCACGGACTCAGGTGTCGCACCAATCACCGTTCTCACAAAGCCTTACCCATGCCCAGGTAAATGTGTTTACTGTCCTACAGAAACACGCATGCCAAAAAGCTATATCTCAAGTGAGCCTGCAGCAGCACGCGCGCTATCGCTAAAGTTCGATCCCTACCAACAAGTATGGCAACGCGTTACGACACTCGAACACAATGGCCACGAAGCAAAAAAGATTGAGCTTATTATCAAAGGAGGCACATGGTCTTCGTATCGTTGGGATTATCGCAAATGGTTTATTAAACGTTGTTTCGATGCAGCAAACCACCTAGGTCAAGTAAAGAAAACGCGTTACGGATCACTTGCTGCTTCGCAAAAAGCAAATGAGACAGCCGAATATCGCATCATTGGTTTAACCATTGAAACTCGTCCTGATTGGGTTACAGCAAAAGATCTTATTCGTTTACGCGAACTAGGTTGTACCCGTGTTGAGCTTGGCGTACAAACACTCCAGAATGACGTTTTGGATATCACCAATCGCGGTCATCATATTGATGCCACTATTCGTGCAAATGCATTATTACGCATGATGGGTTTTAAAACGGACTTTCATGTCTTACCTGGACAACCTGGATCAACGCCCGCAAAAGACATCGAAGACATGCGGACATTGTTTAACGATCAAAGATATTGTCCTGATATGATTAAGCTTTATCCATGTGTCGTTTTGCCTCTGGCTGAGCTCCACGAATGGGCAAAAGATGGTCGCTTTACTCCACTCGAAGGTGACGAGCTCAAAGAAACACTTATCACCATGCAGACGCTGATTCCGCGCTATTGCCGTGTCTCGCGTCTTATTCGTGATTTTCCAGAAAACGATATTTCTTACGGTAATAAAGTCACCAATCTACGCACTGTTATAGAAGATGAGATGAAAGCACGTGGACTTTCTTGTGAATGCTTGCGTTGTCGAGAGGTTGGACATGTAGCAGGAATTGATCCAAGCAATGTTACAACCCAAGTTTTTGAACAACGCTTTGACTCAGCTGCTGGTACAGAAATCTTTTTAACCGTCGAAGACACCGAAAGACGGGCTGTTTTTGCTTTTTTACGTCTCCGCTTACCTCCTACACTAAAAACACTTTTGTCTCATCCTGATTATTCTGAAGATAAACGACTCGCAAAAGAAGCCCATGAGCTTGTTAGCGCTTTCCCCATCATCGAACATACTGCCTTTGTTCGCGAACTTCATACCTATGGCACCGCGTTAAATCTTACACAAGACAATAAAGACGCCTCCCAACACCGTGGCTACGGACGCTTACTTATGCAAAAAGCCGAAGAGATTTCGAAAGACGAAGGGTACGAACATATCTCTGTCATCTCTGGTATTGGCGTTCGCGAATACTATAAAATGCTCGGTTACGAAGAACGCGAAAGCTACATGGTGAAAACTCTCAAAAAATAA
- a CDS encoding class I SAM-dependent methyltransferase, producing the protein MANIEQSRKRMQEVSTFYEDFGAHFARTRFALWPWMKEVAYHAKPGMTVIDVGAGNGRFSEAFVDGVQYIGIEPSSALREAATAKLRQGSVIKEGSLPHLSIQYAQADITVCIAVLHHLPKTQHEAVFAELFRITKPGGSIYISVWNARGKGFLRYPRAWIAAWLRIPLWKGLSSGECYVPWKSDQQITQRYVYAWTKRELKRLGARYGKVLQCEYINDSTTTVLEGKNILLCVKKPEKEHIL; encoded by the coding sequence ATGGCAAACATCGAACAATCCCGCAAGCGCATGCAAGAAGTTTCAACGTTTTACGAAGACTTTGGAGCGCATTTTGCGCGCACGCGTTTTGCCTTGTGGCCGTGGATGAAGGAGGTAGCTTATCACGCAAAACCTGGTATGACGGTCATTGATGTCGGCGCTGGTAATGGTCGCTTTTCAGAAGCCTTTGTTGATGGCGTGCAATATATCGGTATCGAACCATCAAGCGCATTACGTGAAGCAGCGACCGCGAAATTACGCCAAGGATCGGTGATAAAAGAGGGGAGTTTGCCTCATCTGTCTATTCAATATGCACAAGCGGATATTACGGTTTGTATAGCTGTTTTGCATCATTTGCCAAAAACACAGCACGAAGCTGTATTTGCAGAGCTTTTTCGTATTACAAAACCAGGGGGTTCTATCTATATTAGCGTTTGGAATGCACGAGGTAAGGGGTTTTTGCGTTATCCTCGAGCTTGGATTGCGGCATGGCTACGAATACCGTTATGGAAGGGGTTATCTTCGGGCGAGTGTTATGTTCCTTGGAAGTCAGATCAGCAAATAACACAGAGATATGTCTATGCATGGACCAAGCGTGAACTAAAACGTTTAGGTGCTCGCTACGGAAAAGTGCTCCAATGTGAGTATATAAATGATTCAACAACAACGGTACTAGAGGGTAAGAATATCCTCCTTTGTGTAAAAAAGCCTGAAAAAGAGCATATTCTTTGA
- a CDS encoding PH domain-containing protein, translated as MLHLKHLPNEIPKEKVVHILRRHPITILSTLIGYAVIIAFPFVVAWYLNIFEPTLYLSSLYQPLIILGVSAVFFIGWLMLFLSFLDYYLDVWIVTTKRILNIEQIGLFARVVSEVRLHRIQDVTSSVKGFWATMFNYGKLDVQTAGEKLIISFEDIPNPIRISKSVTELSELDRRSQLDEAVQDFSFPQTDTPEHHPSTSRPS; from the coding sequence ATGCTTCACTTAAAACATCTCCCAAATGAGATCCCAAAAGAAAAGGTTGTTCATATTCTACGCCGACATCCAATCACCATACTTTCTACCCTTATTGGTTATGCGGTGATTATCGCGTTTCCTTTTGTCGTCGCGTGGTATCTCAATATCTTTGAACCTACGCTTTATCTAAGCTCACTGTATCAGCCGCTTATTATTCTTGGTGTTAGTGCGGTGTTTTTTATTGGATGGCTCATGCTGTTTTTGAGCTTTCTCGATTACTATTTAGATGTGTGGATCGTAACAACAAAGCGTATTCTCAATATTGAACAAATTGGTCTTTTTGCCCGCGTTGTATCAGAAGTACGCTTACACCGCATTCAAGATGTTACATCTTCAGTAAAGGGATTTTGGGCAACCATGTTTAATTATGGAAAACTCGATGTGCAAACAGCTGGTGAAAAGCTCATTATCTCCTTTGAAGACATTCCAAATCCCATCAGAATCTCAAAATCTGTCACTGAGCTCTCAGAACTTGATCGACGATCTCAACTTGATGAAGCCGTGCAAGATTTCTCGTTTCCGCAAACCGATACCCCTGAGCATCACCCATCAACATCACGCCCTTCTTGA
- the ruvB gene encoding Holliday junction branch migration DNA helicase RuvB, which produces MEQWGELEPREVSPELQTMEVSFDTALRPKSLEEFIGQPTIKENLRIFLEAAKKRQEPCDHVLLYGPPGLGKTTLAHVIANEMGANIRVTSGPALERVGDLAAILTNLEDGDILFIDEIHRMNRSIEEVLYPAMEDYALDIVMGKGPTARTLRLDLKRFTIIGATTRLSMLSAPLRDRFGSHIHLDFYGEDEMHAILARSSQLLNVPNEDAALRLIAKRSRRTPRIANRLLRRVRDYAQVMADGTMTEPIVDKALLALEIDTLGLDQADRRVLLSIIETFNGGPVGLSTLSAATSEEMDTLEDVIEPFLLQQGLITRTPRGRVASTVAYQHLGFPIPASTDTIEPTLL; this is translated from the coding sequence ATGGAACAATGGGGCGAACTTGAACCGCGCGAGGTATCACCAGAACTTCAAACAATGGAGGTAAGTTTTGATACAGCATTACGTCCTAAAAGCTTAGAGGAGTTTATCGGTCAACCAACCATTAAAGAAAACCTACGTATTTTTCTCGAAGCAGCAAAAAAGCGCCAAGAACCTTGTGACCACGTATTACTCTATGGCCCACCAGGACTTGGTAAGACAACGCTTGCACATGTAATTGCAAATGAGATGGGGGCAAATATTCGTGTCACAAGCGGTCCTGCGCTAGAACGTGTGGGTGATCTTGCTGCCATCCTCACCAATCTCGAAGACGGCGACATTTTGTTTATTGATGAAATCCATCGTATGAATCGCTCGATCGAAGAAGTGCTATATCCGGCGATGGAAGACTATGCGCTTGATATCGTGATGGGCAAAGGTCCAACGGCACGCACACTTAGACTCGATCTCAAACGCTTTACGATCATTGGCGCAACAACGCGTCTCTCGATGCTTTCTGCGCCTTTACGTGACCGTTTTGGTTCACATATTCACCTAGATTTTTACGGCGAAGACGAAATGCATGCGATCTTGGCACGTAGCTCTCAGTTACTTAATGTGCCAAACGAAGACGCGGCTTTACGACTTATCGCAAAACGATCACGTCGCACGCCTCGTATCGCAAATCGTCTCTTAAGACGCGTTCGTGATTATGCTCAAGTGATGGCCGATGGCACTATGACCGAGCCTATCGTCGACAAAGCGCTCCTTGCGCTTGAGATAGATACACTAGGGCTTGACCAAGCAGATCGTCGCGTTCTTTTGTCGATCATCGAAACGTTTAACGGCGGTCCTGTTGGCTTAAGTACATTATCCGCTGCCACATCCGAAGAGATGGATACCCTCGAAGACGTAATTGAACCTTTCTTGTTACAACAAGGACTTATCACTCGCACGCCACGAGGACGCGTAGCAAGTACAGTCGCGTATCAACATCTTGGCTTTCCAATACCGGCGAGTACCGATACAATAGAACCAACGCTTCTATGA
- a CDS encoding VTT domain-containing protein codes for MILLEHVIAICQAVIYSILHVDRMLGGLIAQYPTGVYSILFLIIFVETGLVIMPFLPGDSLLFATGSFAALGVIDINLALPLLILAAITGDTVNYWIGREGGTRLLKHKHLSKLINDEHLAKAQRFYEKHAFLSVVLARFMPIIRTFAPFVAGMTKMHYRQFMAYNALGGIAWVSLFTLLGYWFGNLPIVQEYFGIVIIAIIILSFMPLVYEFALDQKAKRLNQTKKR; via the coding sequence ATGATCTTACTAGAGCACGTTATCGCGATTTGTCAGGCGGTTATCTATTCTATCTTGCACGTGGATAGAATGCTCGGTGGTTTAATCGCTCAGTATCCAACGGGTGTTTATAGTATTTTGTTTTTGATTATTTTTGTTGAGACGGGGCTTGTTATTATGCCCTTTTTACCGGGGGATTCATTGTTATTCGCCACGGGTTCTTTTGCGGCATTAGGTGTTATTGATATTAATCTCGCTTTACCGTTGCTTATACTCGCCGCCATTACAGGGGATACTGTGAATTATTGGATCGGACGTGAGGGTGGCACGAGGCTATTAAAACATAAACATCTTTCTAAACTCATTAATGATGAGCATTTGGCAAAGGCGCAGAGATTTTATGAGAAACATGCTTTTTTGTCGGTTGTTTTGGCAAGATTCATGCCTATTATCCGCACCTTTGCGCCATTTGTTGCTGGTATGACAAAAATGCATTATCGCCAATTTATGGCGTATAACGCGCTTGGCGGGATCGCTTGGGTTTCGTTATTTACCTTGCTTGGGTATTGGTTTGGTAATCTGCCGATTGTGCAAGAATATTTTGGTATTGTTATTATAGCGATTATTATTCTCTCGTTTATGCCTTTGGTTTATGAATTTGCATTGGACCAAAAGGCAAAACGTCTCAATCAAACAAAGAAACGATAG
- a CDS encoding carboxypeptidase regulatory-like domain-containing protein yields the protein MANIATVASLFNFLWYLLTQPLMFIGARKRNKWGVVYNSITKQGTNLAAVRLMDAQTGRVLQTRITDENGRYFFHVKPGDYRIEAVKAGHVFPSLVAKDLTEDNEYLDVYHGTPVHVENETDLTLNIPLDPNHPKELTQKFFASALHKKQKRH from the coding sequence TTGGCAAATATCGCCACGGTCGCAAGTCTCTTTAACTTCCTTTGGTATCTCTTAACACAACCACTCATGTTCATTGGTGCACGCAAGCGCAACAAGTGGGGTGTGGTCTACAACTCCATCACCAAACAAGGAACAAATCTTGCGGCTGTTCGTTTGATGGATGCACAAACAGGACGCGTGCTTCAAACACGTATCACAGATGAAAACGGTCGTTACTTCTTTCACGTCAAACCAGGTGACTATCGCATCGAAGCCGTGAAAGCAGGACATGTCTTCCCAAGTCTCGTCGCCAAGGATCTCACCGAAGACAACGAATACCTCGATGTCTATCACGGCACTCCGGTACACGTTGAAAATGAGACGGATCTCACCTTAAATATCCCTCTTGATCCAAATCATCCAAAAGAACTCACGCAAAAGTTCTTCGCAAGCGCTTTACACAAAAAGCAAAAACGTCATTAG
- the fba gene encoding class II fructose-1,6-bisphosphate aldolase: MLVAALPILKKARAGKYAVPAFNINNLEILKAVIEAATELKSPIIVQTSEGAIEYAGMDYLIAMVRVAAKAKIPVVLHLDHGKNLKTIKLAIDSGYTSVMFDGSSLPYRKNVQSTKQVVAWAKKKGVSVEAEIGVLAGIEDFVSVEARDAALTDPKQALAFSKETGCDSLAIAIGTAHGAYKFKGKTHLDIDRLKHIAALVKKPLVLHGASGVLEDVKAMAEHYGAKLGEARGVMDQDIKQAIKHGIAKINIDTDLRLAFTAGIREAVNDLPKVIDPRKLLEPSNLLIKEVAKRKIMIFGSKGKA; encoded by the coding sequence ATGCTCGTTGCCGCACTCCCTATCTTAAAAAAAGCACGCGCCGGTAAATATGCCGTTCCTGCTTTTAACATTAACAATCTTGAAATCCTCAAAGCTGTTATCGAGGCCGCTACTGAGCTCAAGTCCCCTATTATTGTACAAACATCAGAAGGCGCTATTGAATACGCTGGCATGGATTACCTTATTGCTATGGTTCGCGTAGCAGCAAAGGCCAAAATCCCTGTTGTACTGCACTTAGATCATGGTAAAAATTTAAAAACCATTAAACTAGCAATAGACAGTGGCTATACAAGCGTGATGTTTGATGGCTCATCGCTCCCTTATAGAAAGAACGTACAATCAACAAAACAAGTAGTAGCCTGGGCAAAAAAGAAAGGCGTTAGCGTAGAAGCAGAAATTGGCGTTCTTGCTGGCATCGAAGATTTTGTAAGCGTCGAAGCTCGTGATGCCGCTCTCACTGATCCAAAGCAAGCGCTCGCCTTCTCAAAAGAAACGGGTTGCGACTCACTCGCGATTGCTATAGGTACCGCACACGGCGCCTACAAGTTTAAAGGCAAAACACATCTTGATATTGATCGACTTAAACACATTGCCGCCCTCGTAAAAAAACCACTCGTTCTCCACGGCGCCTCAGGTGTCCTCGAAGACGTCAAAGCTATGGCCGAACATTATGGCGCGAAACTCGGCGAAGCACGCGGTGTCATGGATCAAGACATCAAACAAGCCATCAAACATGGTATCGCAAAAATTAATATCGATACCGACCTACGTCTAGCGTTTACCGCAGGTATACGCGAAGCCGTAAATGACCTACCAAAGGTCATTGACCCACGCAAACTCCTCGAACCATCGAATCTATTAATTAAGGAAGTCGCGAAACGTAAGATAATGATTTTTGGGAGTAAAGGAAAAGCTTAA
- a CDS encoding carbohydrate kinase family protein: MLKKSTQKKPKYDMIAIGEAVLDVFLEVDEATVACQVKKEECQICFDFGEKIPVTAVTRVPGAGNASNVAVGSSRLGLSSAVYSVIGNDQAAKEIRQNWKNEHVAMPFVVTDKKRPTSYSTILFKEGERTILVYHEPRKYELSKLPSASWIYYTSIGAGHEKLEKQLIAHLKQHPQTPVSFNPGTHQLRRGLKSLLPIIKLVTVFIVNKEEAEYLLQTKEATMRTLLQSFIDLGVKIAVITDGLKGSYATDGTTFWHQPIFKGDAYERTGAGDAFGTGFSYALATGHEIPEALRYGTANSWSVVKYIGPQKGLLTKTQMKATLKTFASTKAELLKD, encoded by the coding sequence ATGTTAAAGAAATCTACACAAAAGAAACCAAAGTACGACATGATCGCTATAGGAGAGGCGGTTTTAGATGTTTTTCTAGAGGTTGATGAGGCAACCGTGGCTTGCCAAGTAAAAAAAGAAGAATGCCAAATCTGTTTTGATTTTGGCGAAAAGATCCCCGTTACCGCAGTGACTCGTGTTCCTGGAGCCGGTAATGCTTCAAATGTGGCCGTTGGATCATCAAGGCTCGGGCTAAGCTCTGCCGTCTATAGTGTTATCGGCAATGATCAAGCCGCAAAAGAAATTCGTCAAAACTGGAAGAACGAGCATGTCGCAATGCCATTTGTAGTGACGGACAAAAAACGTCCAACAAGCTATTCTACCATCTTATTTAAAGAGGGAGAGCGTACGATCCTTGTCTATCATGAGCCACGTAAATACGAGCTTTCTAAGCTACCATCGGCAAGCTGGATTTACTACACGTCCATTGGCGCGGGACACGAAAAACTTGAGAAACAACTCATCGCTCATTTAAAACAACACCCACAAACACCGGTAAGCTTTAATCCTGGCACGCACCAATTGCGCCGAGGCTTAAAATCATTACTCCCTATCATCAAACTCGTAACGGTATTTATTGTTAATAAAGAAGAGGCTGAGTATTTACTTCAAACAAAAGAAGCTACCATGCGTACATTGTTACAATCTTTTATCGACCTTGGTGTAAAGATTGCTGTTATCACCGATGGGCTTAAAGGATCCTATGCAACAGATGGAACTACTTTTTGGCATCAGCCTATTTTTAAAGGCGATGCCTACGAACGCACTGGCGCAGGTGACGCCTTTGGTACAGGCTTTTCATATGCCTTAGCTACCGGGCATGAAATACCGGAAGCGTTGCGCTACGGTACAGCCAATTCGTGGAGCGTTGTAAAATATATCGGTCCACAAAAGGGCTTACTTACAAAGACTCAAATGAAAGCAACCCTTAAAACATTTGCCTCGACAAAGGCTGAACTCCTTAAAGACTAA